Part of the Sphingomonas japonica genome is shown below.
CCGTGCCGATATTGCCGAACAGATCCTGGAAGAACCCGCGCTCGCGGCCGAGCGTCGGCGTCTTGTCATTGGTCGGATTGATCGATGCGACCTGTTCGAGGCCGAGGCGGTCGATCGCGGTCACGGTGCCTGCTTCGTCGAAGCGGATGCGGAGCGTGGTCTGGGCGACCGGATCCGGCCTGTTGAACGCCAGATTGCGCGTATCGCGCGCGACATAGTACCATTCGCCCTCGTTGAACTGGCTGGTCAGCGATGGCCGTCCGAGCACCTTGAGCACCGAATCGCGATTGTCCACGCCGGGCTGGACCGAGTTGACCAGGTCGACGTCGAGCACATATCCCTGATGCGCGCGCACCGGGGTGCAGGCCGACGCTCCCAGCGCGGCGAGGCCGAGCGCGGCGGCGAGCAGCGCACGGGCAGGCAGGAAGGGCGCGGCCAGGGGCGACGCTGGGACAGGCGACATCGAACGATCCTTTCGCGGCAATCGAACGCTTTTGGCACGCATGGCGCACGCGATTGCATCGCGCGCCGATCGCCTCAATATGCGGGGGCGTGCGCCCAAACAAGGGCGCGTGGTACAGGAAGGCGTCATGGCCCTATTCGATCGATGGTTCGGTGCGCGTGAAGCGAGCCCGGCGGCGGCGCTTTACGCCGCGGTGGTGGAGCGCGCGCGCCAGCCGCATTGGTATCTGAGCGGGGACGTCCCCGATTCGATCGACGGCCGGTTCGACATGGTGGCGGCGGTGCTCGCGATGGTGTTGCTGCGTATGGAGCAGGATCCCGCAGCGGCCGAGGCGAGCGCGGCGCTTGCCGAGCGCTTCGTCGAGGATATGGACGGCCAGCTGCGGCAGATCGGCATCGGCGACATCACCGTGGGCAAGCATATCGGCAAGATGATGGGGATGCTCGGCGGGCGATTGGGCGCGTATCGCGATGCGCTGGCGGCGGGCAAGCTGGACGATGCGCTGGTGCGCAACCTGTACCGTGGCAACCGGCCCGAACCGCGCGCGCTGGCGCATAGCGAGGAGCGGCTGCTGGCGCTGCGCGGCGATCTCGATGCCCTGCCGCTCGATGCGCTGCTGGCCGGCCAGTTGCCGTGACGCCGACGCCCGAATTCGCCCGGCCGCAGCGGCTCGACCAGATCGGCGCGGGCGAAACGACCGTGGCGATTGCCGCGACCGCTGCGGAATGCGCGGCGCTGGCGCGGCGGTTCGACCTCGCCTCGATCAAAGGCCTGTCCGCCGATATCACGCTCAGGCGCGAAGCCGCCGGGATCGTCGCGAAGGGCCGGGTGCGCGCGTCGGTCGAACAGCATTGCGTCGCTACCGGCGACCCGGTCGCGGCGGAGATCGACGAGCCGTTTCTGGTCCGCTTCGTTCCCGAACCCGCCGCCACCGCCGACGAGGTCGAACTGAGCGGGGACGAGGTCGACACGATATTCTATAGCGGCGGCACGATCGATCTCGGCGAAGCCGCCGCGGAGACGATGGCACTGGCGCTCGATCCGTTTCCGCGCTGCCCCGCCGCGGCCGAAATCCTCCGATCGGCAGGCGTGGTCGATGAAGACGCCGTGGTGCCGGGCGAACGTACAGGTGGCCTGGCCGGGCTGAAGGATCTGCTAGGGAAAGCCTAGCGCGCGTCGCTTTTCACGGTCGCGAAAAAAGCTACTGTGCCCTGCGGCGTCCCATCCCTGCTTGATACCTCGCCGCGATCGAAGACGAAGCCGCATCTGGAGCGCCATGACCCTCGCCACCTCCTCCGCCGAGCCCCGTGCCGTCACCCCCGCCTATCGCGGGCTGGTGCTGGCGATGCTGCTGCTGGTCTATACGTTCAATTTCCTCGACCGTCAGATCCTCGGCATCCTGGTGCAGCCGATCAAGGCCGACCTCGGCCTCACCGACACGCAGCTTGGCGCGCTGGGCGGGATCGCGTTCGCCATGCTCTATTCGACGCTCGCCATCCCGCTCGCGCTCGTCGCCGACCGCACCAGCCGCAGCTGGGTCATCACCATCTCGCTGACCGTGTGGTCGGGCTTTACCGCGCTGTGCGGCGTGGCGACCAGCTTCTGGCAGCTGTTCGCGTTCCGGCTAGGGGTCGGCGTCGGCGAGGCGGGCGGGGTCGCGCCTTCCTATGCGATGATCGCCGATTATTTTCCGCCCGAACGCCGCGCCCGCGCGCTCGCCATCTATTCACTCGGTATCCCGATCGGACTGGCTGGCGGCGCGATCCTGGGCGGCTATATCGCCGCGACCGTCGATTGGCGCATGGCGTTCATCGTCGTCGGCGTTGCCGGGATCGTCATCGCGCCGATCTTCCGGCTGGTGGTGCGCGAACCGGTACGCGGCGGCGCCGACGCGGCCGCGCTTGCGCCCCGGTCCGACCGCGCGCCGGTCGGACAGGTGTTCGGCATCCTCGCGCGCAAACCCAGCTTCTGGCTGATGGGGTTCGCCGCCGGGTTCAGTTCGATGTGTGGCTATGGCCTCGCCTTCTGGGTGCCGTCGGTGCTGATCCGCAGCTTCGGCTTCGACCTGTTCACTGCCGCGCTCTATATCGGGTCGGTGCTGCTGATCGGCGGGTGCGCAGGGATCCTGCTCGGCGGCTCGCTGGCCGACCGTTTCGGCGTGCGCGACAAGGGCGCCTATGCCTGGCTTCCGGCCATCGCATGGGTGGTCACAGTGCCGCTGTTCGCTGCCGCGTTGCTGGTGCCGTCGCCCTATGTCGCGTGGTTCCTGTTCCTGATCCCAAACGGCCTCAACATCCTGTGGCTCGGCCCCGTCAACACCGCGGTGCAGGGGCTGGTGCCGTCGCACATGCGCGCCACCGCCAGTGCGTCGTTCCTGCTGATCAACAATCTGATCGGGCTTGGCCTGGGGTCGTGGCTGATGGGCGCGATGTCCGATGCGATGACCGCGCGCTTCGGCGAGGAGGCGCTACGCTATGCGACGGTGGCAGCGCTCGGCTTCTACGTCGTCGCGGCGGTGCTGATGCTGCTGGCGGTCAAGCCGCTGAGGCGCGACTGGGTGGGCTGAAGCCTCACCGTTCCCGCGTGGCGGCGAACGTCACCTTGGGATAGCGCTCGGCGACATAGCCCACTTCCCATGCGCTCTTTGCCAGGAATACCGGGTTGCCGTCGCGGTCCCGCGCCATCGACGTGCGGTTGAGGTCCATGAAACTGGTCAGTTCGGCGGGGTCGTCGGCCGATACCCAGCGCGCGGTGTCGAACGGAGCGGGTTCGAGCCCTGCAGCGACCTTGTATTCCGCGTCGAGCCGCGACAGCAGCACTTCGAGCTGCAGCTGACCGACCACGCCGATGATCCAGTTCGACCCGATTTCGGGATAGAAGACCTGGGTGACGCCTTCCTCGGCCATGTCGTCCAATGCCTTGCGCAACTGCTTGGTCTTTGTCGGGTCCTTCAACTGGACGCGGCGGAGGATTTCGGGGGCAAAGTTGGGCAGGCCGGTGAAGCGGACATCGGCCTTTTCGGACAGTGTGTCGCCCACGCGCAGCGTGCCGTGATTGGGGATGCCGATGATGTCGCCGGGAAACGCCTCGTCGGCCAGCTCGCGCTGCTGCGCGAAGAACAGGATCGGCGAGTGCACCGCGATCGGCTTGCCATGTCCGGTCGGGGTCAGCTTCATGCCACGCTTAAAGGTGCCGGAACACAGCCGCATGAACGCGATGCGGTCGCGGTGGTTGGGGTCCATGTTTGCCTGGACCTTGAAGATGAAGCCGGTGACGCGCGGGTCGCCCGGTGCGACCGGTGCCGGCTCGGCGGGCTGCGGACGCGGCGGCGGTGCGTGGCGAGCGATGGCGTCGATCAGCGAATCGACGCCGAATTCCTTGAGCGCAGACCCGAAATAGACCGGCGTAAGGTCGCCCGCGCGATACGCTTCTCCGTCAAAATCGGCATAGCCGGCGACCGCCAGCTCGGCTTCCTCGCGCAGCCGCTCGACACCTTCCTCCGACAGGGTGTTGGCAAGATCGGGATCGTCGAGGCCGCGATACTGCTCGACCTTGCCCAGAAACTCGCGGCTGTCGCCCTGCGGCAGCAGCAGTCGGTTGTCGACGAGGTCGTAGATGCCTTCGAACTGCCCGCCCATTCCGACCGGCCACGTCATCGGGCAGACGTCGAGCGCGAGCATGTCGGCGACTTCGTCGAGCAGCTCGAACGGCGGACGCCCTTCGCGATCGACCTTGTTGATGAAGGTGATGATCGGCACGCTGCGCAGCCGGCAAACCTCGAACAGCTTGCGCGTCTGCGGCTCGATCCCTTTGGCGGCGTCGATCACCATCACCGCGCTGTCGACCGCGGTCAGCGTGCGATAGGTGTCTTCGGAAAAATCCTCATGCCCCGGCGTGTCGAGCAGGTTGAAGGTGATGCCCGCACGCTCGAACGTCATCACGCTCGACGTCACCGAAATTCCGCGCTGCTGCTCGATCTTCATCCAGTCCGACCGCGCGCGCCGTGCCTGTCCGCGGGCCTTGACCTCGCCCGCCAGATGGATCGCGCCGCCGAACAGCAGCAGCTTTTCCGTGAGCGTCGTCTTGCCCGCATCGGGGTGCGAGATGATCGCGAAGGTACGGCGGTCGGATGGGGTGGTCATGGCGGCCTATATCGTCATTCCCGCAAAGGCGGGAAGGTGCAGGGGCACGGAAGGTTGAAGGGTATGGCGTCTCGCCTAGACGGGAATGCCGCGCGTTGGAAGCGTCAGGCCTCCAGCGTCACCGCCATCGCAAAGCTGCGCGCCTCGCCGGGAGCGAAGCGCAACATCCCCGGCTTGTCCCATATCTCGCCTGCGAAGCCTTGCGGATCGGCAATGCCGTGCCACGGCTCGACACAGACAAACGCGGCGCCCGGCTTCGTCCAGATGCCCAGCATCGGCGTTTGGGGGAAATCGATGCGCAGTTGCGGTGCGGCCGGCGCGCCATAGCGCACGCTCTGGCTGACGATTTCGCTCCACACCAGCGCATTGACCGCGAACAGGTCGTCGCGCAGCGCCAGCTTGTGGCCTTCAAGCGGGCTGGCGGCGTCGGCCGGACCGATCAGCCCGCCGGGAACGATGCGGTTTAGCAGCGCGGGTTCGTCGCGCTCGAAGACGATGCGGTGATCGGCACGTTCGCCGCCATAGGGCAGCGGCCATGCGAAGGCCGGGTGAAATCCGACGCTCGCCGGCATGGCGCGGTCGCCGCGGTTTGTAACGGTGACGGTAGTGGTCAGCGTCGCGCCGTCGATCGCGTGTTCGACATCGAGGGTGAACGCGAACGGATAGACCGCGTGGGTGGCATCATTGTCGGTTAGCCGCAGGCGGACGCGGGCATCATCCTGTTCGATCACGTCGAAGGGCAGGGTGCGCGCGAAGCCGTGCTGCGGCAGGGAATATTCGCTACCATCCAGCCGGTAGACCCCGCCGTTCAGCGCGCCGACGATCGGAAACAGGATCGGCGCGCGGCCGGTCCAGAACGCCGGATCGGCATCGGTCATCAACTCGCGGCCGTCGCCATCGCGCAGGTGGGTGAGCTCCGCGCCGTGCGGATTGACGACCGCGGACAGGGCCGAGGAAGCGATCTCGACCATGCCCCGCTGGCGATTGCCGGTCACCCGCGCAGCTCCGCCCCGACCTTCGCCGCTGCCGCCACCACCTTGTCGGCGATCGTCTTGATTTCCGCATCGGTGAAGCTCTTGTCGCCGGGCTGGAGCGTGACTTCGATCGCGAGGCTCTTGCGCCCTTCGGGCACGCCCTGGCCGGTGAACTGGTCGAACAGCCGCGCATCGACGATCGCCGCCTTGTCCGCGCCCCGAACCGCGCGCACCAGATCGCCCGCGGCGAGGTCCGCCGGGACCAGGAACGCGAAGTCGCGTGTCACCGCCTGCTGCGCGGGCGGCGTATAGGCCGCCCGCATGAATCCCGTCGCCCGCTTGGCAGGCAGCGCGTCGAGGAACAGCTCGACCGCCGCGACGTCGCCGCCCAGGTCGAATGCGCCGAGCACGCCGGGATGTACCATGCCGAACCGCGCGAGCACCGTCTTCGGCCCCAGCCGCAGCGTGCCCGACCGGCCGGGGTGATAGGCGTCGCCGGCCCCATCGCTCTCTGGCCCCATCACCGCCAGATTGGCGACGGGTGCGCCCGCGGCCTCGAGCAGCGCCAGCGCCTCGGCCTTGGCATCATAGGCGTCGAACGCGCGCGCCTTGCCCGATCGCCAGCCGCGTGCCGCCGCCTCGCCCGCCAGGACCACGGTCAAGGTCGGCTTCTCGCCGTCGGCCAGATAGCGTCGGCCAACCTCGAACAGCCGGATCGTCGTCGCCCCGCGCCGCGCATTGCGCGCCGCCGCCATCAACAGGCCGGGGAGCAGCGACGGGCGCATCACCTTCATGTCCTCGCTGATCGGATTGGCCAGCGTCCACGCGCCGCCGCCGAACACAGCCGCTTGTTGCTCGCCGACGAAGCTCCACGTTATTGCCTCGTGCAGCCCGCGTGCCGCCGCGAACCGGCGCAGCTTGCGTTCGAGCTTCTGTTCGGGAGTCGCGGTTGGCTTCGCTACGCCTGCGATACGCGGAAGCGGCACCGGCGGCACCTTGTCGATGCCTTCGATGCGGATCACTTCCTCGACCAGATCGGGGCCGCCATCGACATCGCGGCGCCAACTCGGGGGCGTCACCTGCCAGTCGTCCGACACGGCAAAGCCCAGGCTTTCGAGGATCGCCCTTTGCCGCTCTGGTGCCACGGCCAGCCCACCAAGCCGTTCGGCATGATCGGGATCATAGGCGATGGTCCGGGCAGTATCAGGCGGTGATCCGGCGCGCGTCACGCCGCTGGCAGTACCGCCGCAATGCTCGGTAACCAGCCACGTCGCGATGGCGAGGCCGTCGCCCAGGAACGCCGGATCGACGCCGCGCTCGAACCGCGTGCGCGCGTCGCTGGTCAGCATCAGCTTCTGCCCCGTGCGCGCGATCGCTTCGGGCGTGAAATAGGCGCATTCGATGAGGACGTCGGTGGTCGCGTCGCTGACCCCTGAATCCTCGCCGCCCATGATGCCGCCGATGTCGTGAACCTGGGCGTCGTCGGCGATGACGGTCATGGTGTCGTCGAGCGTGTAGGTCTTGCCGTTGAGTGCCAGTACCTGTTCGCCTGCCCGAGCTTTGCGCGCGGTCAGCCCGCCCGACAGCCTGGCCTTGTCATAGACGTGGAGCGGACGCCCCAGGTCGATCATCACGAAATTGGTGATATCGACCAGCGCCGAAATCGGCTTCTGCCCGATCGCCTTGAGGCTGCGTGCCATCCACGGCGGCGCGGCACCGTTGCGGACGCCGCGCACTTCCTGGCCGTAAAACGCCGGGCAGCCTTCCGGATCGTCGGTGCGCACGTCGGGGCTGGGGCCGACCGGAGCGACGGATTCCGCCGGCATGCGATAGACCTCGCGCAGCGGCTTGAGCGTGCCCATCCCCGCCGCCGCCAGGTCGCGCGCGATCCCGCGCACGCCCATGCAATCCTGCCGATTGGGAGTGATGCTGACGTCGATCACCGGGTCGTTGAGGCCGGCATAATCGGGATACGGCGTTCCCACCGGCGCATCGCCGGGCAGTTCGATGATGCCGTCATGCTCGTCGCCGATCTCCAGCTCGCGCACCGAACACATCATCCCGTTCGATTCGACGCCGCGGATGGCCGCGACCTTCAGGGTCATGTCGCTGCCGGGGACATAGGCTCCGGGCGGCCCGAACACGCCGATCAGTCCCGCGCGCGCGTTGGGCGCGCCGCACACCACCTGTATCGGGCCGGAACCGGCATCGATCGACAGCACCTGCAGCTTGTCCGCCTGCGGATGCTTTTCGGCGCTCAGCACGCGGGCGACGGTAAAGGCGGCGAGCTTCTCGCCGGGATTGTCGACACCCTCAACCTCCAGCCCGATGCGCGTCAGCGCGGCCAGGATGTCGTTCAGCGAGGCTTCGGTTTCGAGATGCTCCTTGAGCCAGCTCAGCGTGAACTTCATGCGCCCACTCCCCCCGACAGCGTCGGCACGTCGAGGGCGCCGAACCCGTAATGCCTCAGCCAGCGCAGATCGCCGTCGAAAAAGGCGCGCAGGTCGTCCATGCCGTATTTGAGCATCGCCAGCCGATCGACGCCGGTCCCGAATGCGAAACCCTGCCATTCTTCGGGATCGAGCCCGCATGCGGCGATCACCTTGGGATGGACCATGCCGCTGCCCAGCACTTCCATCCAGCCGCCATCGGTGTCGTCGCCGCTGCCACCGATCACGCGCTTGCCGCCGCGCAGCGTGTAGCCGACATCGACTTCCGCCGAAGGCTCGGTGAACGGGAAATAGCTCGGCCGCAGCCGCAGGACGATGTCGTCGCGCTCGAAGAACGCCTTGAGGAACGTCTCCAGCGTCCATTTCAGATGCGCCAGCGTGATCCCCTTGTCGATCACCAGTCCTTCGATCTGATGGAACATCGGCGTGTGGGTGGCGTCGGAATCCGAGCGATAGACGCGGCCCGGGGCGATGATGCGGATAGGCGGCTTCTGCGCCATCATCGTGCGGATCTGGACGGGGGAGGTGTGGGTGCGCAGCACCATCGGCCGTTCATGCTGGCCCGCGAGATAGAAGGTATCGTGCATCGCCCGCGCGGGATGCGTCTCGGGAATGTTGAGCGCGGTGAAATTGTGCCAGTCGTCCTCGATCTCGGGACCGGTCGCGACCGCGAAGCCCAGATCGGCGAAGATCTCGGCCAATTCGTCCATCACCTGGGAAACCGGATGCACCGATCCCGGTGGGGTGAGGTCGACCGGCAGGGTCAGGTCGATCGTCTCGCTGGACAGGCGCGCGTCGAGCGCGGATTGCTCGAGCGCCTGCTTGCGCGCCGCGATCGCGTCGCTGACCGCCTCGCGCAATCCTTGGATGCGGGGCCCCTCGACCTGCCGCTCGTCGGGCGACATGCCGCCCAGCGTCTTGAGCAGCGCGGTGATCGCGCCTTGTTTGCCGAGCGCATGGACGCGCACCGCGTCGAGCGCGTCGAGCCCGGGCGCAGCATCGACAGCGGCGAGCAGATCGGTGCGAAGCTGGTCGAGATCGGTGGTCATCGGGTTCCTTGGTTTACGCGTTCGCGCAGGGCTCTATCGCTCTGCGACGGATACGCAAAGGGCGCCGGTGGTTGCCCACCGACGCCCCTGGACTTCGCTTGCGCGGTATCGCCTCAGGCGGCCTGGGGCAGCGCCGCCTTCGATTGCGCGATCAACGCGCTGAATGCTTCGCCTTCGTGCATCGCGATGTCGGCCAGGACTTTCCGGTCGAGTTCGACGCCGGCGAGCTTCAGCCCGTGCATGAACTGCGAATAGGTCAGCCCTTCGGCGCGGACGCCGGCGTTGATGCGCTGGATCCACAGGCCGCGGAACGTACGCTTCTTAACCTTGCGGTCGCGATAGGCATACTGGCCGGCCTTTTCGACGGCCTGGCGCGCGATGCGAATCGTGTTCTTGCGACGACCATAATAGCCCTTCGCCTGATCCAGAATCCGCTTGTGCTTCGCCTTGGTGGTTACACCACGCTTCACTCTTGCCATGTCTCGGGCTCCTTACTTCAGACCGTACGGCGCCCACAGGCGCACGTGACCGGCATCCGAATCGGAGAGCACCGACGTGCCGCGATTCTGGCGAATATACTTGGCGTTGTGCGAGATCAGGCGATGGCGCTTGCCGGCCACGCCGTGCTTGACCTTGCCGGTCGCGGTGAACTTGAACCGCTTCTTGACCCCGCTCTTGGTCTTCATCTTGGGCATTTTCGTCTCCTTGTCCGGAACGATCGCGAACGGCCATGGCAGCCCACACTGGCCAGGCAGTTCCTTACGAATGATCGTGGAAGAGCGCGCGACTATCGCACTGGTCCCGGAAATGCAAGCCGGGTCGGCTATTGCCCACGTTCGAGATGACGGCGCTGAACCTCCAGGTCGGAAGCCTGTCGCCGCTTGATCTCCTCGCGCAGCCGGTCGGCCTCCGCCCCGACGCGTTCAACCGTCGCCAGCGCCTCCTCCACCAGCAGGCGCCGCTCGGCCGGCGTCGCGTCGGCGGCGTGGGCAAGGCAGGTCTCGATATGCGCCGGGATGTGCTTGCGGATGCGGATCGCCAGGCCTTCGGTCTCCACGATCATGCCGCTGTCATCGGCGACCTTCAGGAACCGCTCGCAGCTGGTCCGTGCCACGGCCACCCGGCTCGCCGCCCAGTCGCCTTCCCGCGCCAGCGCACTCCATGCGGCGTGGCGGCGGCGGTCTTCCGGAGGGAGCGCCGGCGCCGGCTGGATCGGCCTGGGCTGGTCGAGAGCGGAGGGACGTCTGCGGTCCAACCGCGCGAACAACGCGATCGTCAGTGCGAACAATGGTATCCACGATAGCAGCAGGATGCCGAAAAATTCGAACGGCCCGTGTCCCAAAGATAGTGCCAGCCCCAGCGATCCGATGCTGGCAATGCCGAATGCAGCGGCGGTACGCGCGAAAATGCGCGCGATCGCCACGCCGAACGTCAGCAACACCCCGAATACGAACGTCCAGATGAGAAAGCGCAAGCCGCGGGCCTCCTGTCCCGCGCTCAACATCGTGCTGTCGGGCGCAAACCTCAAGCGCCGCCGCGCACTGCCTGCGTGGCCGCGTCGATCCGGCGCAGCATCGCGACGAACGCGGCGATCTCATCCTGGCTGAACCCTTCGAAGATGCGGCGTTCAAGCTCGATCGCCTTGGGCGCGATCGCGCCGTACAGCGTCCGCCCGGCGTCGGTCAGTGCCAGCAGGTGCGAGCGTCTGTCATCGGGATTGGCGCGGCGCTCGAGCAGGCCCCGGTCGGCAAGCGCGATCGCCGCACGGCTGACTGTGACCTTGTCCATGCGCGTTCGCTGCCCGATCGCGGCCTGGCTGATCGCTTCCATCTCAGCGACGACCGCGACCAGCCGCCATTCGGGAATGGAAAGGCCGAACAACGCCTCGTAGGCGCGCGCGATCGTGTCGCTCACCAGGTTCGACGTGAACGAAAGACGGAACGGGATGAACTCGTCGAGGATCAGCGCGTCGGCCATATCCACTGGTAGCAATTGACACCAGTTGCGCAAATGCGGAAAAGATAGTCGCAATTGATACCAGTTTAATGGAGCCTGCCATGACCGACGTCGCCAACCCGCTGGGTCTCGACGGATTCGAGTTCTGCGAATTCACGTCGCCCGATGCCGATGCGCTGGCACAGCAGTTCGAGATGATGGGATTCGTCGTGTCGCACCGGCATCCGGCCAAGCAGGTCGTCCGCTATGTACAGGGCAACATCACGCTGCTGCTGAACCGTGAGGGCGAGGGGCAAGCGGCGGATTTCCGTGCCGCGCATGGTCCGTCGGCCAGCGGCATGGCGTTTCGCGTCGCCGATCCCAAGGCCGCCTATGACCATGCCGTGGCGGAGGGCGCGACGCCGGTTGATGCCGCGCGCGGGACGCTAGGTGCCGAATCGTTCGCGATCGAAGGGATCGGCGGGTCGTATCTCTATCTGGTCCAGGCCGGGGCCGATCTCTACGCCGACTGGGACGAGGTGCCGGGATGGCGCGAGGCCGCGGCCCGGGAAAATGTCGGGCTCAAGCTGCTCGACCATCTTACCCACAATGTCCGCCGCGGTGAGATGCGGACCTGGTCGGGCTTCTACGCCCGGCTGTTCGGGTTCGAGGAGCAGAAGTTCTTCGATATCAAGGGCAAGGCGACGGCGCTGTTCAGTCAGGCGATGATCGCGCCCGACAAGGCGATCCGCATTCCGCTGAACGAATCCCAGGACGACAACAGCCAGATCGAGGAATTCATCCGCGAATATGGCGGCGAGGGCATCCAGCACCTTGCGCTCACCACCGACGACATCTTCGCCACGGTGGAAAAGCTGCGTGAGCGCGGCGTCAGACTTCAGGACACGATCGAGACCTATTACGAGCTGGTCGACAAGCGCGTGCCTGGGCATGGCGAGGATCTCGAACGGCTCAAGCGCAACCGTATTCTGATCGACGGAAATGTTGGTGACGAGGGTATCTTGCTCCAGATCTTCACCGAGAACATGGTCGGCCCGATCTTCTTCGAGATCATCCAGCGCAAGGGCAATGAGGGGTTCGGCAACGGCAATTTTCAGGCGCTGTTCGAAAGCATCGAGCTGGACCAGATCCGGCGGGGCGTGGTGAAGGTCGACGCGTGATCATGGGCTGGGGGTGACGACATGACCGACTATCTTCCCGGCTTCGCCAACCACGTGTCTACCGAAGCGGTGCCGGGAGCCCTCCCGATCGGCCGCAATTCCCCGCAAAAGCCTGCGTTCGGGCTTTATGCCGAGCAGCTTTCCGGTACGGCGTTCACCGCGCCGCGCCACGAAAACCGGCGCTCGTGGCTCTACCGGATGCGTCCGACCGCCGAGCATCCGCCCTATGCGCGCTATCGGGGCGCCGCGCGGTTCGCGCCCGGCACCAGCGACGAACCGCTCGCGCCAAACCGCTTGCGCTGGGATCCGATGCCGGATCTTAGCGAGCCGGTCGATTGGCTCGACAGTATGACGACGATGTTGGCCAATCGCGATCCCGCCGACCTCGAAGGCGTGGCGGTGCACCTTTATTCCGCCAACAAGGACATGGCCGACCGGGTGTTCGTCGATGCCGATGCCGAACTGCTGTTCGTGCCGCAGCACGGCCGGCTCGATATCCGGACCGAGCTCGGCCGGATCGATATCGCGCCGGGCCAAATCGCGCTGGTTCCGCGCGGCGTGAAGCTGCGCGTGCTGCTTCCCGACGGCACCGCGCGGGGCTATTGCATCGAGAACCACGGAAGCCTGTTCCGCCTCCCCGATCTCGGCCCGATCGGCGCCAATGGCCTTGCCAATCCGCGCGACTTCGAAACGCCGGTGGCATGGTTCGAGGATCGCGACGAACCCACCGAGGTGGTCCAGAAATTCATGGGATCGCTGTGGACGATGATGCTCG
Proteins encoded:
- the pheS gene encoding phenylalanine--tRNA ligase subunit alpha, coding for MTTDLDQLRTDLLAAVDAAPGLDALDAVRVHALGKQGAITALLKTLGGMSPDERQVEGPRIQGLREAVSDAIAARKQALEQSALDARLSSETIDLTLPVDLTPPGSVHPVSQVMDELAEIFADLGFAVATGPEIEDDWHNFTALNIPETHPARAMHDTFYLAGQHERPMVLRTHTSPVQIRTMMAQKPPIRIIAPGRVYRSDSDATHTPMFHQIEGLVIDKGITLAHLKWTLETFLKAFFERDDIVLRLRPSYFPFTEPSAEVDVGYTLRGGKRVIGGSGDDTDGGWMEVLGSGMVHPKVIAACGLDPEEWQGFAFGTGVDRLAMLKYGMDDLRAFFDGDLRWLRHYGFGALDVPTLSGGVGA
- the rplT gene encoding 50S ribosomal protein L20, which produces MARVKRGVTTKAKHKRILDQAKGYYGRRKNTIRIARQAVEKAGQYAYRDRKVKKRTFRGLWIQRINAGVRAEGLTYSQFMHGLKLAGVELDRKVLADIAMHEGEAFSALIAQSKAALPQAA
- the rpmI gene encoding 50S ribosomal protein L35; this translates as MPKMKTKSGVKKRFKFTATGKVKHGVAGKRHRLISHNAKYIRQNRGTSVLSDSDAGHVRLWAPYGLK
- a CDS encoding MarR family winged helix-turn-helix transcriptional regulator; amino-acid sequence: MADALILDEFIPFRLSFTSNLVSDTIARAYEALFGLSIPEWRLVAVVAEMEAISQAAIGQRTRMDKVTVSRAAIALADRGLLERRANPDDRRSHLLALTDAGRTLYGAIAPKAIELERRIFEGFSQDEIAAFVAMLRRIDAATQAVRGGA
- the hppD gene encoding 4-hydroxyphenylpyruvate dioxygenase, encoding MTDVANPLGLDGFEFCEFTSPDADALAQQFEMMGFVVSHRHPAKQVVRYVQGNITLLLNREGEGQAADFRAAHGPSASGMAFRVADPKAAYDHAVAEGATPVDAARGTLGAESFAIEGIGGSYLYLVQAGADLYADWDEVPGWREAAARENVGLKLLDHLTHNVRRGEMRTWSGFYARLFGFEEQKFFDIKGKATALFSQAMIAPDKAIRIPLNESQDDNSQIEEFIREYGGEGIQHLALTTDDIFATVEKLRERGVRLQDTIETYYELVDKRVPGHGEDLERLKRNRILIDGNVGDEGILLQIFTENMVGPIFFEIIQRKGNEGFGNGNFQALFESIELDQIRRGVVKVDA
- the hmgA gene encoding homogentisate 1,2-dioxygenase, whose amino-acid sequence is MTDYLPGFANHVSTEAVPGALPIGRNSPQKPAFGLYAEQLSGTAFTAPRHENRRSWLYRMRPTAEHPPYARYRGAARFAPGTSDEPLAPNRLRWDPMPDLSEPVDWLDSMTTMLANRDPADLEGVAVHLYSANKDMADRVFVDADAELLFVPQHGRLDIRTELGRIDIAPGQIALVPRGVKLRVLLPDGTARGYCIENHGSLFRLPDLGPIGANGLANPRDFETPVAWFEDRDEPTEVVQKFMGSLWTMMLDHSPLDVVAWHGNLGPWRYDLARFNAVGTVSFDHPDPSIFTVLTSPSDVPGRANADFVVFPPRWMVAEDTFRPPWFHRNVMSEAMGLIGGAYDAKAEGFAPGGLSLHNLMAGHGPDHASWLAASEADLKPHKIEGALAFMVESCWPYRPTEHALATSQLDYDAVWADFPKARLP